In Vreelandella piezotolerans, one genomic interval encodes:
- a CDS encoding PEP-CTERM/exosortase system-associated acyltransferase, which translates to MTSPDTLQESTFSPTFFNDHFTLIIAQTPDEQYRAFALRHAVFIEELNYAIGNENTLNIECDAHDQHSLLCLLHHNATGIDVGCVRVVLIEPVRGRPLCSLPLEAYYPAPLFMPDTHPHAFSSDKTCEVSRLAVHPTVRKKPLSRPELASQDFPSTSPTAQTPYESIKESPALLSLSLFLAATAMVGLSGRHHVFAMLEPRFSRLLKASGLHFQQVGGVINYCGSRAPYYIDQRVAEAHLPKRIVPLYHTIKTQLAVQLLASFCPAADRRFP; encoded by the coding sequence ATGACGTCACCTGATACGCTTCAAGAGAGCACGTTTAGCCCAACGTTTTTCAATGACCACTTTACGTTGATCATTGCCCAGACCCCAGACGAACAATATCGAGCGTTTGCGCTGCGCCACGCGGTCTTCATCGAAGAACTCAACTATGCCATTGGTAATGAAAACACGCTGAACATCGAGTGCGACGCACACGATCAACACTCGCTGCTCTGCTTGCTTCACCATAACGCGACGGGTATCGACGTGGGCTGCGTCAGGGTCGTGTTGATCGAACCCGTCCGTGGTCGACCTTTATGTTCCCTACCGTTGGAAGCGTACTATCCTGCTCCTCTCTTCATGCCTGATACCCATCCACATGCCTTTTCTTCTGACAAAACGTGCGAAGTGTCGCGATTGGCCGTCCACCCCACCGTGCGGAAAAAACCGCTCTCGCGTCCTGAGCTTGCCTCTCAGGACTTCCCTTCGACTTCACCAACGGCTCAAACGCCTTACGAAAGCATCAAAGAGAGCCCGGCCTTGTTGAGTCTTAGCCTCTTTCTTGCCGCCACGGCCATGGTGGGGTTGAGCGGGCGCCACCATGTCTTTGCCATGTTGGAGCCTCGCTTTAGCCGTTTATTGAAAGCGTCCGGACTGCATTTTCAACAAGTAGGTGGGGTGATCAATTATTGCGGCAGCCGAGCGCCCTACTACATCGACCAGCGGGTAGCGGAGGCGCATCTTCCCAAGCGCATCGTCCCGCTGTACCACACCATCAAAACGCAGCTGGCTGTGCAGCTTTTGGCATCGTTCTGCCCCGCTGCCGATAGACGTTTCCCCTAA
- a CDS encoding methyl-accepting chemotaxis protein produces the protein MMKRLSIKWSLTAALALLVVMIGLISALGFYTNTTSDRALNEINNINVRLANLANRTQVNALRAQTFLDRSASFSTQGNPDKGQQSLAMAAEAVAAAQTRFAEFSAIPVTPGSELAQRRDSVVEAYHAFVTDGIVPLLDAAPFQIQRQQEALGELGADLDVAMGEFVAYTEARGQQVMSQVERLATIGGAVAIGLLLFSLLAAIAIRIAMMRGVVNPLQQALGHFDRIANGDLTGRIEDRGHNEIGQLFIGLATMQEKLKTLVMSLRSSSEHVYNGASDISSGSQDLSSRTEQQASALQQTASSMEQMATTVGKNAEIAQEADQLSVTASQSAEASGEEVERTVQLMREIAASADRVNDIIGVIDSIAFQTNILALNASVEAARAGEQGRGFAVVASEVRSLATRSAESAKEIRGLIEQTTSQITTGATQAERSGETLSQTVDAIRQVTTLMGEISTATREQNSGIEQINAALTEMDSVTQQNAALVQQTSSAASALEAQASQLATLMATFRLAEGSQAPAASAPTLAQPPQHAPAKPATSAAAPNNDDWDEF, from the coding sequence ATGATGAAACGACTCTCCATAAAATGGAGCCTGACGGCGGCCCTGGCGCTGCTCGTCGTCATGATTGGCTTGATCAGTGCACTGGGGTTTTACACCAATACAACGAGTGATCGAGCACTCAACGAGATCAATAATATCAACGTGCGGCTTGCCAACTTGGCGAACCGTACTCAAGTGAACGCGCTCAGAGCGCAAACCTTCCTCGACCGTTCGGCCAGCTTCAGTACCCAAGGCAACCCTGACAAAGGGCAGCAGAGCTTAGCCATGGCGGCAGAGGCCGTGGCGGCAGCGCAAACCCGCTTCGCTGAGTTCTCGGCGATCCCGGTCACGCCGGGCAGCGAATTGGCCCAACGGCGTGATAGCGTGGTCGAGGCCTACCATGCCTTTGTGACCGACGGCATCGTGCCGCTCTTGGACGCCGCGCCGTTTCAAATTCAGCGCCAACAGGAGGCGTTGGGGGAGCTGGGAGCCGACCTGGATGTCGCGATGGGCGAGTTCGTGGCCTACACCGAAGCACGCGGCCAGCAGGTCATGAGTCAGGTAGAGCGCTTAGCGACGATCGGCGGCGCGGTGGCGATAGGTTTGCTGCTGTTTTCACTGCTGGCGGCGATCGCCATTCGTATCGCGATGATGCGTGGCGTGGTGAACCCGCTCCAGCAGGCGCTCGGCCATTTCGATCGCATCGCCAACGGTGATTTGACCGGGCGTATCGAGGACCGTGGGCATAATGAAATTGGCCAGCTCTTCATCGGCCTGGCGACCATGCAAGAGAAACTGAAGACGCTGGTCATGTCCCTTCGCAGCAGCAGCGAGCACGTCTACAACGGTGCCAGCGATATTTCATCGGGTAGCCAAGATCTCTCGTCGCGCACCGAGCAGCAGGCCTCGGCGCTGCAGCAGACGGCCTCGAGCATGGAGCAAATGGCCACCACGGTGGGTAAAAATGCCGAGATAGCGCAAGAGGCCGATCAACTGTCGGTCACGGCGTCTCAGTCTGCCGAAGCGAGCGGTGAAGAGGTCGAGCGTACCGTTCAGCTCATGCGTGAGATCGCCGCCAGTGCCGACCGGGTCAACGATATTATCGGGGTGATCGACTCGATTGCCTTTCAAACCAACATACTGGCGCTGAATGCTTCGGTCGAGGCGGCCCGGGCTGGCGAGCAGGGGCGTGGCTTTGCGGTGGTGGCGAGCGAAGTACGTTCCCTAGCGACACGCAGTGCCGAGTCGGCCAAAGAGATACGGGGCCTGATCGAACAGACCACGTCGCAAATCACCACGGGCGCCACTCAAGCCGAGCGCAGCGGGGAGACCCTAAGCCAAACCGTCGATGCCATCCGCCAAGTCACCACGTTGATGGGCGAGATTTCCACGGCAACGCGCGAGCAAAATAGCGGCATCGAGCAGATCAATGCCGCGCTGACGGAAATGGACTCGGTGACGCAGCAAAACGCCGCGCTGGTGCAGCAAACCAGCTCGGCAGCCAGCGCGCTGGAAGCTCAGGCGAGCCAGTTGGCAACGCTGATGGCCACCTTCAGGCTGGCCGAAGGTAGCCAAGCGCCAGCGGCCAGCGCACCCACATTAGCGCAACCGCCGCAGCATGCGCCTGCCAAGCCCGCTACGTCTGCGGCGGCGCCCAACAACGACGATTGGGATGAGTTCTAG
- a CDS encoding NAD(P)-dependent alcohol dehydrogenase yields MSQAKSYAAFSADKPLAPFTFDRREPRPDDVAIEILYCGVCHSDLHFARNDWGMTQYPVVPGHEIVGRVTSVGSDVTRFKAGDLVGVGCMVDSCRTCSACQDGVEQYCLEGFTMTYGSPDRQDGTMTQGGYSDAIVVSEHFVLKMPDGIDLASAAPILCAGITTYSPLKHHGVGKGHKVGVIGMGGLGHMGVKLAKALGAEVTVFTRSDAKVEEAKRNGADHVVVSSDQAQMDAVAETFDFMLDTVPVQHDLNPYLASLKYDGTHILVGLLEPIEPAIEAFNLVFKRRVVAGSLIGGIAETEELLKLCAEQNISCDIEMLDIHKINEGFERMEKGDVRYRFVIDMATLKDTAA; encoded by the coding sequence ATGAGCCAAGCAAAATCTTACGCCGCGTTTTCCGCTGACAAGCCGCTCGCGCCGTTTACCTTTGATCGTCGTGAGCCTCGCCCTGACGATGTTGCCATTGAAATCCTTTACTGCGGCGTATGTCACAGCGACCTGCACTTTGCGCGCAACGACTGGGGCATGACCCAGTATCCCGTGGTGCCTGGTCACGAAATCGTGGGCCGTGTGACGTCCGTGGGCAGCGACGTGACCCGTTTCAAAGCCGGTGATTTGGTCGGTGTGGGTTGTATGGTCGATTCCTGCCGCACCTGCTCCGCCTGTCAAGATGGCGTCGAACAGTACTGCTTGGAAGGCTTCACCATGACCTACGGCAGCCCGGACCGCCAAGACGGCACCATGACGCAGGGTGGTTATTCCGACGCCATCGTCGTCAGTGAGCACTTCGTGCTGAAAATGCCGGACGGTATCGATCTAGCCTCAGCAGCCCCCATCCTGTGCGCCGGTATCACCACCTACTCTCCGCTGAAGCATCACGGTGTAGGCAAAGGTCATAAAGTAGGCGTGATTGGTATGGGTGGCCTGGGCCATATGGGGGTCAAACTGGCCAAGGCATTGGGCGCCGAAGTGACAGTCTTCACGCGCTCCGATGCCAAGGTGGAAGAAGCCAAGCGTAACGGTGCCGACCATGTGGTGGTCTCCAGCGACCAGGCGCAAATGGACGCCGTGGCCGAGACGTTCGACTTCATGCTCGATACCGTGCCGGTTCAACACGACTTGAACCCTTACCTCGCATCGCTGAAGTACGACGGTACGCATATTCTGGTCGGCCTTCTAGAGCCCATCGAACCGGCCATCGAAGCATTCAATCTGGTGTTCAAGCGCCGCGTCGTCGCAGGCTCTCTCATCGGCGGTATTGCGGAAACCGAGGAGCTGCTCAAGCTTTGTGCCGAGCAGAACATCTCTTGCGATATCGAAATGCTCGATATCCACAAGATCAACGAAGGCTTCGAGCGTATGGAGAAAGGGGACGTGCGCTACCGCTTCGTGATCGACATGGCGACGTTGAAAGATACCGCTGCCTAA
- a CDS encoding formate/nitrite transporter family protein, which produces MNQQHQADDNFEGGDQGREATGQREPTSQASGTQQETREANLPSRAAVVHQHLRLEGQKELSRDSMALLWSAIAAGISMSFSMVARGVLHAHLPQTDIGFLVECLGYTVGFIVVILARQQLFTENTVTAVLPVMSRPTLPNLGALGRLWGVVLVGNLMGAALSSFTFLHMPMFDEATHQAFIALGEHMMANTPMEMFSKGILAGWMIATLVWLIPAADQAKVWMIIIVTYVMAIGEFTHIIVGTSEALYLVFDGHITWSDAVVGFALPTLAGNVIGGTFIFALISHAQIRGDVEAQRECKQGLFNRRQR; this is translated from the coding sequence ATGAACCAACAACATCAAGCGGATGATAATTTTGAAGGGGGGGATCAGGGTCGTGAGGCGACCGGCCAGCGCGAACCCACCTCCCAGGCGTCCGGTACTCAGCAGGAAACACGAGAAGCGAATTTGCCTTCAAGAGCGGCCGTGGTGCATCAGCATTTACGCTTAGAAGGGCAAAAAGAGCTCTCGAGAGACTCCATGGCGTTGCTATGGTCAGCCATTGCGGCGGGGATTTCGATGAGTTTCTCCATGGTGGCACGTGGCGTACTGCATGCCCATCTGCCGCAAACCGATATTGGCTTCTTAGTCGAGTGTTTAGGCTATACCGTGGGCTTCATCGTCGTCATTTTGGCCCGCCAACAGTTATTTACCGAAAACACGGTCACCGCCGTTCTGCCTGTGATGAGCCGACCCACGTTACCCAATCTGGGAGCATTGGGCAGGCTATGGGGCGTGGTATTGGTAGGCAACCTGATGGGGGCGGCGCTCTCCTCGTTTACTTTTTTGCACATGCCGATGTTCGACGAAGCGACGCACCAGGCGTTCATCGCGCTGGGAGAGCACATGATGGCCAACACGCCCATGGAAATGTTCTCTAAAGGGATTCTCGCTGGTTGGATGATTGCGACCCTGGTATGGCTGATTCCCGCTGCCGATCAAGCCAAAGTGTGGATGATCATCATCGTGACCTATGTCATGGCGATTGGTGAATTCACCCACATCATCGTCGGCACCAGCGAAGCGCTGTATTTGGTGTTCGATGGCCATATTACATGGTCCGACGCGGTCGTCGGGTTCGCGCTACCGACGCTGGCTGGTAACGTCATTGGCGGTACCTTCATTTTTGCGCTGATCAGCCATGCGCAGATTCGCGGCGACGTCGAGGCGCAGCGAGAGTGTAAGCAGGGCCTGTTCAACCGTCGCCAGCGCTAA
- a CDS encoding VOC family protein produces MSLSPFHLAIPVYDVALARTFYNDVFGLEEGRSSDHWVDFDFFGHQLVIHEHPKTPGQESAHTNPVDGHNVPVPHFGVILEWDEWEALAERLKARNTDFVIEPYIRFKGEVGEQATMFLLDPCGNALEFKAFKDKSQIFAK; encoded by the coding sequence ATGAGCCTTTCCCCCTTTCACTTAGCCATTCCCGTTTATGACGTCGCTTTGGCGCGCACTTTCTACAACGATGTGTTTGGCCTAGAAGAGGGCCGTTCCAGCGATCATTGGGTCGATTTCGACTTTTTCGGGCATCAGTTGGTGATCCATGAGCACCCCAAAACGCCCGGACAAGAGAGTGCCCACACCAACCCGGTAGATGGTCATAACGTACCGGTGCCTCACTTTGGGGTCATTTTGGAGTGGGACGAGTGGGAAGCGCTAGCCGAGCGCTTGAAAGCGCGTAACACCGACTTTGTCATCGAGCCTTACATTCGCTTCAAGGGCGAAGTGGGCGAGCAGGCCACCATGTTTCTGCTCGACCCCTGCGGCAATGCGCTCGAATTCAAGGCATTCAAAGACAAGAGCCAGATCTTCGCTAAATAG
- the mqo gene encoding malate dehydrogenase (quinone), whose protein sequence is MQKRLSLLLCSPLLALATSPVSADEPIDVVLIGGGIMSATLGTYLQELEPEWDIHLYERLGEVAQESSNAWNNAGSGHSAFMEMNYTPDASGRVEIQRAINVTEQFEISRQFWAHQVENGILGEPSSFINSVPHIAVVWGDEDVSFLRERYDAMTQNPLYAGMEYSEDRAELAEWMPLIMEGRDNDDRPVAATRMQMGTEVNYGAQAREMVEALTRSEHFTLGLHSEVRDLSRNDDDTWQVTIAHLDSGEESTVDARYVFIGAGGAALPLLQASGIPEAEAYAGFPVGGQFLYTTNPDVVSQHDVKAYGKAGEGSPPMSVPHLDLRYLDGEPALFFGPFATFSSKFLKEGSWTDLFGSMTLDNTWPMMEVGLDNFNLVSYLVGQVLMSDDDRFEALQAYYPNAQRDDWTLWTAGQRVQIIKNDPERGGVLQFGTEVVTSQDGTMSALLGASPGASTAPSIMLGLLDRVFPTQVASDEWQSTLTEIIPSYGQKLAENPELLREVRAYTAQTLNLDEPMNLPSADEASQDEPSADEESMTEESSTEAESTTEA, encoded by the coding sequence ATGCAAAAACGTTTAAGTCTGTTACTTTGTTCACCACTTTTAGCCTTGGCGACATCGCCTGTTTCCGCCGATGAACCGATCGATGTGGTGCTCATCGGCGGTGGTATCATGAGCGCTACGTTAGGCACTTACCTGCAAGAGTTAGAGCCGGAGTGGGACATTCACCTTTACGAGCGTCTTGGTGAAGTGGCGCAAGAGAGCTCCAACGCGTGGAACAACGCCGGTAGTGGCCACTCTGCGTTCATGGAAATGAACTACACGCCGGATGCCAGTGGCCGTGTCGAGATCCAGCGCGCCATCAACGTCACCGAGCAGTTCGAAATTTCTCGTCAATTCTGGGCGCATCAAGTCGAGAACGGCATTCTTGGTGAACCCTCCTCATTTATCAATAGCGTGCCGCACATTGCCGTGGTGTGGGGCGATGAAGACGTCAGCTTCCTGCGCGAGCGTTACGACGCCATGACGCAGAACCCGCTGTATGCGGGCATGGAGTACTCGGAAGATCGCGCAGAGCTGGCCGAGTGGATGCCGCTGATCATGGAAGGTCGTGACAACGACGACCGCCCAGTGGCCGCCACGCGCATGCAAATGGGCACCGAAGTGAACTACGGTGCTCAGGCCCGTGAAATGGTCGAAGCGCTGACGCGCAGCGAGCACTTTACGCTCGGTTTGCACAGCGAAGTACGTGACCTGAGCCGTAACGACGACGATACCTGGCAAGTCACCATTGCCCACCTGGACAGCGGTGAAGAGAGCACGGTCGATGCTCGCTACGTGTTCATCGGCGCCGGTGGTGCAGCGCTTCCGCTGCTGCAGGCATCGGGCATTCCCGAAGCCGAGGCTTACGCCGGTTTCCCTGTGGGTGGCCAGTTTCTCTACACCACCAATCCGGATGTCGTGTCACAGCACGACGTGAAAGCGTATGGGAAAGCGGGCGAAGGCTCGCCGCCCATGTCCGTCCCGCACCTGGATCTGCGCTACCTGGATGGCGAGCCTGCGCTGTTCTTCGGGCCCTTTGCCACGTTCTCCAGCAAGTTCTTGAAAGAGGGCTCTTGGACGGATCTATTTGGCTCCATGACGCTGGATAACACCTGGCCGATGATGGAAGTCGGTCTGGATAACTTCAATCTGGTCAGCTATCTCGTCGGCCAGGTCTTGATGTCCGACGACGACCGCTTCGAAGCGCTGCAGGCGTACTATCCCAACGCCCAGCGTGACGATTGGACGCTGTGGACGGCGGGCCAGCGCGTACAGATCATCAAGAACGACCCCGAGCGTGGCGGCGTGCTACAGTTCGGTACGGAAGTCGTGACCTCGCAGGACGGCACCATGTCCGCGCTGTTGGGCGCGTCGCCGGGCGCCTCTACTGCGCCGTCGATCATGCTTGGCTTGCTGGATCGCGTCTTCCCGACTCAGGTGGCCAGCGACGAGTGGCAATCTACGCTGACCGAGATCATTCCTTCGTACGGCCAAAAGCTGGCGGAGAACCCTGAGTTGTTGCGCGAGGTGCGCGCTTACACGGCACAGACGCTCAATTTAGACGAGCCCATGAACCTACCCAGCGCTGACGAGGCGTCGCAAGACGAGCCGAGTGCAGACGAAGAGAGCATGACAGAAGAGAGCAGTACGGAAGCCGAAAGCACTACCGAGGCTTAA
- a CDS encoding LysR substrate-binding domain-containing protein produces the protein MIRELKTLIAVAQHGTFAAAGQHIGLTQAAVSAQMKRLEAALGVALFERSGRAAVLTKRGQETLQQAQALIALYGTLGAASAGQEAATRVTLGAIASIQRSLLPNVLAHFHRQFPECRSRVVPGLSLSLMNQVDAGELDMAVIIRPPFSLHSDLRWQPLAHEPFRLLVPRRLTTDDWRALLTQQPFVRYDRASFGGRQVDRFLRDNHCHVRDVCEVDELDAIIQLVANGVGVALVPQPSALRRWPAGVRAIDLKEHTFHRDIGIVHRASGQLSKPAQALAALLTQVAAAEH, from the coding sequence ATGATCCGCGAACTCAAAACGCTCATCGCCGTTGCCCAGCACGGCACCTTTGCGGCAGCGGGCCAGCATATCGGCCTGACCCAAGCCGCCGTCAGCGCGCAGATGAAACGTTTGGAGGCAGCGCTTGGCGTAGCGCTGTTCGAGCGCAGCGGGCGGGCAGCGGTACTGACTAAGCGCGGACAAGAGACGTTGCAACAAGCGCAGGCACTGATAGCCCTATACGGCACCTTAGGCGCCGCTTCTGCTGGACAGGAAGCCGCCACTCGCGTCACCTTGGGTGCGATAGCCTCCATTCAACGCTCGCTTCTGCCGAACGTATTGGCGCATTTTCACCGTCAGTTTCCCGAATGCCGCTCCCGCGTGGTGCCGGGGCTGTCTCTCTCATTGATGAACCAAGTGGATGCAGGGGAACTGGACATGGCGGTGATCATTCGACCGCCGTTTTCGCTGCATAGCGACCTGCGCTGGCAGCCGTTGGCCCATGAGCCGTTTCGTCTGCTGGTGCCCCGCAGGCTAACCACGGACGACTGGCGGGCGCTACTCACTCAACAGCCGTTCGTCCGCTACGATCGTGCCTCGTTCGGCGGCCGTCAGGTCGATCGTTTCTTGCGTGACAACCACTGTCACGTCAGGGACGTGTGCGAGGTAGACGAGCTAGACGCCATCATACAGCTGGTGGCCAACGGCGTGGGCGTGGCGCTAGTGCCGCAGCCAAGCGCCCTTCGGCGCTGGCCCGCGGGCGTGCGTGCCATCGACTTGAAAGAGCACACCTTCCATCGCGATATCGGTATCGTTCATCGCGCTAGCGGCCAGCTCAGCAAACCGGCCCAGGCACTGGCCGCCCTGCTGACGCAAGTCGCTGCAGCCGAACACTAA
- the nfsA gene encoding oxygen-insensitive NADPH nitroreductase, with the protein MNDVIKLLNAHRSIRKFTDQAIPQGLLRELIQAGQAAATSSHVQAYTVIHVKDAANREAIAELAGGQGYVASSAAFLVFCADMKRPTEASARTGANVERGMTEQLLVATVDTALMAQNVAVAAESEGLGICYIGGIRNNPEAVSELLRLPAHVYPVFGMCLGYPAHQPEVKPRLPVEAILKEDYYTEDSDHVAAFDDTMQAYYQSRSSGNKNSDWSHNLTPLFDSKLRPHMRDFLVKRGFTMK; encoded by the coding sequence ATGAATGATGTCATCAAGCTACTGAACGCCCACCGTTCGATTCGTAAATTCACCGATCAAGCGATCCCCCAAGGCCTGCTGCGTGAACTGATTCAAGCGGGCCAAGCGGCGGCAACGTCGAGCCATGTACAGGCCTATACGGTGATCCATGTGAAAGATGCCGCCAATCGAGAAGCCATCGCGGAGCTGGCCGGAGGCCAAGGCTACGTAGCCAGCAGCGCGGCGTTTTTGGTTTTCTGTGCCGATATGAAGCGACCTACGGAAGCGTCTGCGCGCACCGGTGCCAACGTCGAACGCGGTATGACCGAACAGCTCTTAGTGGCCACCGTGGATACGGCGCTGATGGCGCAGAACGTGGCCGTGGCAGCGGAGTCCGAGGGCTTGGGCATTTGCTATATCGGTGGCATTCGCAATAACCCGGAAGCCGTTAGTGAACTATTGCGCCTGCCAGCCCATGTGTATCCCGTGTTCGGCATGTGCCTGGGCTACCCAGCGCATCAGCCGGAAGTGAAGCCGCGTCTGCCCGTTGAAGCGATTCTGAAAGAGGACTACTACACTGAGGATAGCGATCATGTAGCCGCCTTTGACGACACCATGCAGGCGTACTATCAATCGCGTAGTAGCGGTAATAAAAACAGTGATTGGTCGCACAACCTAACCCCTCTATTCGATAGCAAGCTGCGCCCCCATATGCGTGACTTCTTGGTGAAACGCGGCTTTACCATGAAATAA
- a CDS encoding DUF3820 family protein, producing MKPEDLEKLVTRKMPFGKYEGWLIADLPGPYLNWFAREGFPQGEIGQLLHLMHEIDHNGLSDLLTPLRAR from the coding sequence ATGAAACCCGAGGATTTAGAAAAACTGGTCACGCGCAAGATGCCTTTCGGTAAATACGAGGGCTGGCTCATTGCGGATTTGCCGGGCCCTTATTTGAACTGGTTTGCTCGGGAAGGATTTCCCCAAGGGGAGATCGGTCAGCTACTGCACCTGATGCATGAAATCGACCATAACGGCCTGAGCGACCTGCTCACGCCGCTGCGCGCCCGCTAA
- a CDS encoding class I SAM-dependent methyltransferase gives MSHASHTPPGQAWNAGRYAEHASFVPDLGMEVVRLLSPQPGQRILDLGCGDGALTERIMQLGADVLGIDASEEMVAAAQQRGVTARVIDGHQLPFDHEFDAVFSNAALHWMLDPQAVLAGIKRALKPGGRFVAEFGGHGNVAAICTALIASLQFRGISSKGRHPWYFPTTQEYTNLLQTVGFRVESVELIPRPTPLPKGMASWLDTFASPFFHGLDPDLKDAIFDNTLNLLAHSLSDGQGNWTADYVRIRVVAHT, from the coding sequence ATGTCACACGCCTCTCACACACCGCCCGGTCAGGCATGGAACGCCGGTCGGTATGCGGAACACGCCAGCTTTGTTCCTGACCTAGGTATGGAGGTCGTGCGCCTGCTATCGCCGCAGCCTGGACAGCGTATTTTGGACTTGGGCTGTGGTGACGGTGCGCTTACCGAGCGCATCATGCAACTTGGCGCCGACGTGCTGGGTATCGATGCGTCAGAAGAGATGGTCGCCGCCGCCCAACAGCGAGGGGTGACGGCGCGTGTGATCGACGGCCATCAATTGCCCTTCGACCACGAGTTCGATGCGGTCTTCAGCAATGCGGCGCTGCACTGGATGCTCGACCCTCAAGCCGTGCTGGCGGGAATAAAGCGTGCTTTGAAACCCGGCGGACGATTCGTGGCGGAGTTTGGTGGCCATGGCAATGTGGCAGCGATCTGCACCGCACTGATTGCCTCGCTACAGTTTCGCGGCATTAGCTCGAAGGGACGCCACCCCTGGTATTTTCCGACCACACAGGAGTACACCAACCTTCTGCAAACGGTCGGTTTTCGTGTGGAAAGCGTCGAACTCATTCCGCGCCCTACGCCGCTACCCAAAGGCATGGCAAGCTGGCTAGACACCTTTGCGAGTCCCTTCTTTCACGGGTTAGACCCGGACCTGAAAGACGCTATCTTCGACAACACCCTCAACCTGCTGGCCCATAGCCTAAGCGACGGCCAAGGTAACTGGACGGCGGACTACGTACGTATTCGCGTTGTCGCCCACACCTAA
- a CDS encoding AraC family transcriptional regulator: MASTAHVGNALSDLIIPLVKGDGPSPSRLDRVSLLCLGRQQVRTPLMYDPCLIIIAQGRKVGYLGDREIHYNPGHYLVQTLPMPFECETYGSPEAPLLGMSVKLDPALLSEMVTAMGEGYPPSSTAPLPMASVAMNEGMQDAVMRLAHTLHDAVACSAMGDARIRDVVFEALKGEQGPALRALVQGHGNYSRIVQVLSQLHTHFAEDFSVERLAQQANMSVSTFHQHFKQITRASPAQYLKRLRLIKAQQLLLQDSHNVNQAALAVGYRSVPQFSRDYKRYFGESPLQHRRQEQALRA; this comes from the coding sequence GTGGCCAGTACCGCACATGTTGGTAATGCGCTTTCCGACCTCATCATACCGCTCGTAAAAGGCGACGGCCCCAGCCCTTCCCGCTTGGATCGCGTCAGCCTGCTCTGCCTGGGCAGGCAGCAAGTCCGTACACCTCTGATGTATGACCCTTGTCTCATCATCATCGCTCAGGGGCGCAAAGTGGGCTATCTGGGCGACCGAGAGATTCACTACAACCCCGGGCACTATTTGGTCCAGACGCTGCCCATGCCGTTCGAGTGCGAAACGTACGGTTCTCCCGAGGCCCCGCTACTGGGTATGTCGGTCAAACTCGACCCAGCACTGCTCAGTGAAATGGTCACCGCGATGGGCGAGGGATACCCGCCAAGCAGCACCGCGCCTTTGCCCATGGCATCGGTCGCAATGAACGAAGGGATGCAGGATGCCGTCATGCGCTTGGCCCATACGCTGCACGATGCGGTTGCGTGCAGCGCCATGGGCGATGCCCGAATACGTGACGTGGTGTTCGAAGCGCTCAAAGGTGAACAAGGCCCGGCTTTGAGGGCGCTGGTGCAGGGGCACGGCAACTATTCACGCATCGTGCAGGTGCTCTCGCAGCTACATACCCACTTTGCAGAGGACTTTTCGGTAGAGCGGCTCGCGCAGCAGGCGAACATGAGCGTGTCGACGTTTCACCAGCATTTCAAGCAGATTACCCGCGCCTCGCCCGCTCAGTATCTCAAGCGGCTGCGCTTGATCAAAGCGCAGCAGCTCTTATTGCAAGATAGCCATAACGTGAATCAGGCGGCGCTGGCGGTGGGCTACCGCAGTGTGCCGCAGTTTAGCCGCGACTATAAGCGCTACTTTGGCGAGTCACCCCTTCAGCATCGTCGCCAGGAGCAGGCGCTGCGCGCTTAG